The genomic DNA CTTAAATCACCCTTTTAAGCCTTACACTGAGAACAGCTTATGTATTCTCTCTTAAATGAGGCTGAATTTTTACTACTATTGTATAATCTTATTGAAATAAAGAGACATTGGAAGAGACATACTTGTCTTCCTTTGGCTTATTCCAGCCTTTTATTCTATATTAATTGGACATAACAATTTCCCATTAAAGAATTATATTCAAAGAGATTTATATTGAGGAAAATTGTTATGCTGGGAGAAACATAACCATTTTatgcaaaaaaatgaaaagttttgGTCTCAGTCCTCTGTCTGCTGAGCTTGTTCTTTTTTATCTCGGAAAGTTAGTCATGGTTGTTAAAGAGCTGCAAATGTCTAAAGCTAACGTTAGAGTGAAAACAGGTGGTATCATTTGTGGACCTACTTCATACTTTTATGGGCAATTTACTCGTCTTTCTTCACGCCCATGGAGTTTGCATTCTTCAGGGGACTGCCTAGGAAGATCTTCATCCTGGATATTGTTGGACAAATTGTTTTCCTGTTTGACATTATCCTACAATTCTTTGTTGCTTATAGAGATAGTCACACTTACAAGTTAGTCTGTCGGCGAACACCAATCGCTCTTCGGTTAGTTCTCTTATCTATGTTCTTATACATAAGCAAGAATATATTATTCCAAAGAATGGCCTTTTATTTGATACAAAACAAGATTAATGATTTCTTCTgtttaaatttttcattttgtaatgttttttctACAGGTACCTGAAATCTCATTTCATCTTTGATCTTCTGGGGTGCATGCCTTGGGATATTATCTATAAGGTAGCATTTTTCTTTCCTATAGTTGTACCTCTTAGAGGAGCCCATACAAGTGTGGTTTTCTCTTTGTTATGGTTATCCTTAATTACCAGCCTAGTTTTTATGTACTAACTCTGCTATTATTAACCACTTTTACTTGTAACTTGCATATGTTTGCTGGCAAAATCTATACTTCTGTCTGATAGAACTAATTTTgcaattttcttcttttgtgaccaaaacaataaataatttgttattctattttgcttttttatttttcaagtaaAGTTCTTATATCCCAGCAATCATTGTAACCAATTTGAATGTGATGGAATTTTCATTTATGGAATGTTGCCTTAATTTAGATAGTTATTGTTTTGAATGATCATTTGCTGATGATCTATTCTAATCAGGTTTGTGGAGAAAAAGAGGAAGTAAGATATCTCCTATTGATCAGATTGAGTCGAGTTCGCAAAGTCATAGATTTCTTTCAAGAGATGGAGAAGGATATAAGGATTAAATATCTTTTTACTCGGATTATAAAGCTCATTGCTGTTGAGCTCTACTGTACCCATACAGCAGCTTGTATCTTTTACTATTTGGCTACCACTTTACCTAAGGAAAGAGAAGGCTATACATGGATTGGAAGTTTAAAAATGGGTGATTACAGCTATGCAAACTTCAGAGAGATTGACCTGGGGACACGATACATAACATCTCTATACTTTGCCATTGTCACCATGGCAACTGTTGGTAAGAAACTTCTCAAGACGATCATCGTGTTgttaaattattcttatattctatcacttttttatatcaaagtaaaaaataacttaacatgATGTTGTGATGCTATTGAGGAAGAGTTCTTAGTTTCTCTGATTTTTTAGTGTCAAAAGATATACCactttgataaaaataaataaatcataaggTACTTCTAACTGTTGCTAGTGTTTCAACTAAGATTCCAACAAAGGAATGAGATGGAAAAGGTTAAGTTAATGAATCACAACTTTGCAGGTTATGGCGAAATACATGCAGTCAACTTGAGGGAAATGATATTTGTAATGATCTATGTGTCTCTTGACATGGTTCTTGGTGCCTATTTGATCGGTAACATGACAGCATTGATTGTTAAAGGATCAAAGACAGTGAGGTTCAGGGATAAGATGACAGATCTGACCAAATACATGAACCGGAACAGACTGGATAGAGATATTCGTAATCAGATCAAAAGTCACTTGAGATTACAGTATGAAAGCAGCTATACTGAAGCTTCTGTTCTTCAGGACATGCCTATCTCTATTCGTGTTAAGGTAAAAAAgaactttctttcttttgtaCATCTGTTCTAGTATAGTTTCTTGATAGTCATTGACATTCTTTATTTGCTGGTTGGATGTCTAAGATCACCAAAAATGTGTCTCTTGCAGATTTCTCAATCTTTATATAAATCTTACATTGAAAATATTCCTCTTTTCAAAGGATGCTCACCCGAATTCATCAGTCAGATAGTAAGTCCTAACCActgtttttcttttgttctcCTCCATAAGTAAAAAATATCTGATTCTGAAGTTCTCTTATAATGCAGGTAATTAGAGTTCATGAGGAGTTTTTTTTGCCAGGAGAAGTGATCGTGGAACAGGGACATACtgttgatcaaatttattttgtgtGTGATGGTACATTGGTAAGGTTAATTAAACTACATTGTTCTTCTCCACATTAACATAAATTTTGGTAACATTTAGTACTGACTGGCTTGCAGGAGGAATTGGAGATAGATACTGATGGAACAGAAGAGACAATCTCTACTCTAGAAACCTATAGTTCGTTTGGTGAAATTTCTATTCTCTGCAACATTCCTCAACCTTATACAGTTAGGGTTTGTGAGCTATGTAGACTTTTACGTGTTGACAAACAATCCTTTGCCAATATTCTTGAAATGTTTTTCCATGATGGGAGAAGAGTGTTCAACAATCTTCTAGAGGTAATCTTCTAGCCTTTTGAACAAGGTCATATCATCATATATTCATGTGTCTAATATGAGTAGTTTACAGGGTAAAGAATCAAATCTCCGTGTAAAGCAACTGGAATCTGACATCAATATTCACATTGGCAAACAAGAAGCTGAACTTGCTCTGAGATTTAACACTGCAGCTTATTATGGAGACCTACCTCAGATCAAGGAATTGATCCGTGTAGGTGCCGATCCAGACAAGTCAGATTATGATGGACGTTCGCCATTGGTATATATGATTAGcgttttgaaatattattattattaagaaaat from Impatiens glandulifera chromosome 9, dImpGla2.1, whole genome shotgun sequence includes the following:
- the LOC124915499 gene encoding potassium channel SKOR-like, which encodes MLGSGRRHEIESVVRKEDFPVNDLRDRLKSSRESRFDLLTNQLGLEPTQRKFSTENLINGFKEFSKSLLILPDSRWYHLWTYFILLWAIYSSFFTPMEFAFFRGLPRKIFILDIVGQIVFLFDIILQFFVAYRDSHTYKLVCRRTPIALRYLKSHFIFDLLGCMPWDIIYKVCGEKEEVRYLLLIRLSRVRKVIDFFQEMEKDIRIKYLFTRIIKLIAVELYCTHTAACIFYYLATTLPKEREGYTWIGSLKMGDYSYANFREIDLGTRYITSLYFAIVTMATVGYGEIHAVNLREMIFVMIYVSLDMVLGAYLIGNMTALIVKGSKTVRFRDKMTDLTKYMNRNRLDRDIRNQIKSHLRLQYESSYTEASVLQDMPISIRVKISQSLYKSYIENIPLFKGCSPEFISQIVIRVHEEFFLPGEVIVEQGHTVDQIYFVCDGTLEELEIDTDGTEETISTLETYSSFGEISILCNIPQPYTVRVCELCRLLRVDKQSFANILEMFFHDGRRVFNNLLEGKESNLRVKQLESDINIHIGKQEAELALRFNTAAYYGDLPQIKELIRVGADPDKSDYDGRSPLHLAASRGYEDVVMFLIQSGVDINAKDKFGNTPLLEAVKNGHDRIASLLRYEGGASLKVDDAGGLLCTSVVRGDADLLKRLLANGLNPDSSDYDNRTPLHIASSQGLYFMAKLLLESGASVFIKDRWGNTPVDEAETCGNKSMVKLLNDAKQNQFSEFPEGTITDSCKVMGKRKCTVFPFHPWESSDTRKHGIVLWIPKTIEELVKTAAEHLELHEGVILLSEEGGKIIDVDMINDHQKLYLITQTQTHSH